A stretch of the Medicago truncatula cultivar Jemalong A17 chromosome 5, MtrunA17r5.0-ANR, whole genome shotgun sequence genome encodes the following:
- the LOC11414357 gene encoding UV-B-induced protein At3g17800, chloroplastic, producing the protein MQVSGAAISDVMVVLPSSSSLRLPEFRHFHSFDAKNVLSTGFLKSCPPSYNAKHYNEPYSFRGRGLVVRASTDSSDNFVPSPPLQFESPVGQLLEQILQTHPHLFLATIDQQLEKLQTERDANKEESSTSYEDSLYKRIAEIKEKEKRTTLEEIMYCLIVNKFKENKISMIPKISATSDPNEQVDSWPNQEFKLEAVHSSEAFEMIQSHLSLVLGERAVGPLQTIIQISKIKLGKLYAASIMYGYFLKRVDERFQLERSVGTLPQDLGKENISFDEPSPPNKLWDSDSLIRIYPDDEGYYEMDDMNTGDGEGKSSGLRAYVTQLDTEALQRLATVRSKEAISLIEKQTQALFGRPDIRLSGDGSIETTNDEVLSLTFSGLTMLVLESVAFGSFLWDEENYVESKYPFLAK; encoded by the exons ATGCAAGTTTCAGGTGCTGCAATCAGCGACGTTATGGTGGTGCTTCCATCTTCATCCTCTCTCCGGTTACCGGAATTCCGCCATTTCCATTCTTTTGATGCCAAGAATGTTCTTTCCACTGGATTTCTTAAG AGTTGTCCTCCATCTTATAATGCCAAACACTACAATGAACCCTACAGTTTTCGAGGTAGAGGGTTAGTTGTGAGAGCATCTACAGATTCAAGTGATAATTTTGTGCCTTCTCCTCCTCTCCAATTTGAGTCACCAGTTGGTCAGCTGTTGGAACAAATTTTGCAAACCCATCCTCATTTGTTTTTAGCAACCATTGATCAGCAGCTAGAGAAACTTCAGACTGAAAGAGATGCCAACAAAGAAGAATCGTCTACATCATACGAGGATTCCCTTTACAA GAGGATAGCTGAAattaaagagaaagaaaagcgCACAACACTGGAAGAGATAATGTACTGCTTAATCGTGAACAAATTTAAagagaacaaaatttcaatgatCCCAAAAATATCAGCAACCTCAGATCCTAATGAACAAGTGGATTCATGGCCAAATCAAGAGTTTAAGTTAGAAGCTGTTCATTCTTCAGAGGCATTTGAGATGATACAGAGTCACTTGTCTCTGGTACTAGGAGAACGGGCTGTGGGTCCTCTTCAGACAATTATTCAGATTAGCAAAATCAAGCTGGGTAAGTTATACGCTGCTTCAATAATGTATGGATATTTTCTCAAACGGGTTGATGAACGCTTTCAACTGGAGAGGTCAGTGGGAACACTTCCACAGGATTTGGGtaaagaaaatattagttttgatGAACCATCGCCACCAAACAAGCTCTGGGATTCAGATTCCTTGATTAGGATCTATCCTGATGACGAAGGTTATTATGAAATGGATGACATGAATACTGGTGATGGTGAAGGCAAATCATCCGGACTGCGAGCTTATGTGACGCAGTTGGATACGGAGGCACTTCAGAGACTTGCTACCGTACGCTCCAAGGAAGCTATATCATTGATTGAAAAGCAAACTCAGGCCCTCTTTGGAAGGCCTGATATCCGCCTCTCTGGCGATGGTTCGATTGAAACTACCAATGATGAAGTTCTTTCGCTTACCTTCTCAGGCTTGACTATGCTTGTTTTGGAATCTGTTGCTTTTGGATCATTCTTATGGGACGAAGAAAACTATGTTGAGTCCAAGTATCCTTTTCTTGCTAAATAG